The window TTCGCACTGGACCAGCTCAGCATCATGATGGTGCTGGTCATCACCGGCATCGGCACGCTCATCCACGTCTTCTCCATCGGGTACATGGCGGAGGAGCCGGCCTACTGGCGGTTCTTCTCGTACCTGAACCTCTTCGTCTTCGCGATGCTGCTGCTGGTCATGGGCGACAACTTCGCGGTGATGTTCTTCGGGTGGGAGGGCGTGGGCCTGGCCAGCTACCTGCTCATCGCCTTCTGGTACACCGACCCGGAGAAGGCCAAGGCCGGCATGAAGGCCTTCGTGGCCAACCGCTTCGGCGACTTCGGCTTCATCGTCGGCCTGATGCTGCTGTTCTGGGGCCTGGGCGGCGCCTGGGAGGCGCGGCCCGAGTTCCTGCGCAACACCGAGTTCCGCGCCGACGTGGCCATGAACGCCACCGCCGGGGCCGCCACCGCGGCCCAGTCCGACGAGCTGGCGCCCCGCGTCCACGGGGTCAAGGTCGGCCCCACCATGAACTTCCGCGAGCTGCGGGACCAGGTGGTCATCGAGGCCACCGGGGTGAAGGAGCACCTGGCCGGCACCACCGTGTGGGGCATCTCGCTGCTGACGCTGATCGGCATGCTCATGTTCGTGGGCGCCATGGGCAAGAGCGCCCAGATCCCGCTCTACGTCTGGCTGCCCGACGCCATGGCCGGCCCGACCCCGGTCTCGGCCCTGATCCACGCCGCCACCATGGTCACCGCCGGCGTCTACATGGTGGCCCGGCTCAACTTCCTCTTCGTGCTCTCCCCCAGCGCCATGGGCTGGGTGGCGCTGATCGGCGCCCTGACCGCCATCTTCGCGGCCACCATCGGGTTCTTCCAGTACGACATCAAGAAGGTCCTGGCCTACTCCACCGTGTCGCAGCTGGGCTTCATGTTCATCGGCGTGGGCACCGGCGCCTACTGGGCCGGCGTCTACCACCTGCTGACGCACGCCTTCTTCAAGGCCACCCTCTTCCTCGGGTCGGGCTCGGTCATCCTGGGCTGCCACCACGAGCAGGACATGCGGAAGATGGGCGGGCTGGCGAAGCACATGCCCATCACCCGGTGGACCTACCTCATCGCCACCATCGCCATCGCCGGCTTCCCCATCGCCAACGGCTTCTACTCCAAGGACGAGATCCTCTGGAAGGCCTTCACCAGCCACCACCTGGCGCTCTTCGGGACGCCGGTGCCGTGGCTCGGACCGGCCATCTACGTGCTGGGCCTCGTCGCCGCCACCGGCACCAGCTTCTACATGTACCGCTCCTACTACATGACCTTCTCCGGCGAGTACCGCGGGGCGGGCGGGCACGGCCACGAGCACAACGAGGACCCGCACTCGGCGGTGGCGGCGCCCCACTCGGCGCTGTCCGCCAAGGTGCACGCCTCCGACGGCCACGCCCACGCCCACGCCGGGGGCCACGCGTCCCAGGCGCTGGCCGACCACGGCGCCGCCGCGGGCGGGCACGGCCACGACGCCGGCCACGGCCACGACGCCGGCCATGCCGCGCCGGCCGCCGCGCACGACGACGCCCACGGCCACCACGGCGGCACCCCGCACGAGTCGCCCTGGCAGATCACCATGGTGCTGGCCATCCTGGCCGGCGGCTCGGTGCTGACCCTCTTCCTCGGCATCCCCATGCTGTGGAGCCACGCCCCGCCGGCGCTGGAGCACTGGCTCGAGCCGGTGCTGCTGGCCAAGGTGGAGTTCGGCCACGGCAGCCACGCCATGGAGTGGCTCTTCCAGGGGCTGGGCGTGCTGGCCGCCACCATCGGCTTCGTGGCCGCCCGCGCCGTCTACAAGGACAACAAGAACGAGGCGGCGCTGCTGGCGATGATCGAGCGCTGGAAGGGCGTCTGGACCACCGTCTACAACAAGTACTACGTGGACGAGCTGTACGCCTGGCTGGTGCTCAAGCCCTCGCTGATGGTGGGCCGGGCCCTCTCCTGGTTCGACGGCAGCGTGGTCGACGGGCTGGTGAACGCCGCCGGCGTCGTCACCCGCGGCGTGGCCACGGTGGACGGCGCCATCGACAAGTACCTGGTCGACGGCGCGGTCAACGGGGTGGCCAACCTGACCCAGGGCCTGGGCCACTCCTTCCGCACCCTCCAGACCGGCCGCATCCAGACCTACCTCTACGGCGCGCTCGGCGGCGCGCTGGTGGTGGTCCTCCTCAACTTCCTGCTTCCCTGAGCCAAACCGGAGCCTCGTCCATGTTCTTCTTCACCGAAGGCAACGTCCTCAGCTGGGCCACCTTCTTCCCGCTCGCCGGCGCGGCGCTCATCGTCCTCATGATGATCGCCCGGGCCTTCGTCGGCCTCGACAAGAAGCTCGTCGACGAGGCCAGCCGCTGGACCGCCCTGGTCTTCAGCTTCCTGTCCTTCCTGGCCTCCGTCGCGGCCTGGCGGCTCTACGACCCGCAGGTGGCGGGCGTGCAGCTGGTGGCCAAGACCGTCTGGATCAAGGTCTTCAACGTCGAGTACTACGTCGGCACCGACGGGCTCAGCATCTCGATGATCCTGCTGTCCGGCCTGGTGTCGTTCATCGCCACCATCGCCTCCATGCCCTGGTGGTCGAACCACCAGACCAGCCACATGGCCGGCATGGAGGACGACGGCCACGACGACCCGCACCACCCCAAGCACTTCTCGGTGCGCATGGT is drawn from Anaeromyxobacter sp. and contains these coding sequences:
- a CDS encoding NADH-quinone oxidoreductase subunit L → MEHHATELAPLVVSRVSYLWLIPLFPLIGATINAAFGWKLQALFGEKPEAKGGRGKQLVHSIAVTAMAAAFAVALYAFFQLKALPAEDRFIQQTLWNMFTAGRLSVDLAFALDQLSIMMVLVITGIGTLIHVFSIGYMAEEPAYWRFFSYLNLFVFAMLLLVMGDNFAVMFFGWEGVGLASYLLIAFWYTDPEKAKAGMKAFVANRFGDFGFIVGLMLLFWGLGGAWEARPEFLRNTEFRADVAMNATAGAATAAQSDELAPRVHGVKVGPTMNFRELRDQVVIEATGVKEHLAGTTVWGISLLTLIGMLMFVGAMGKSAQIPLYVWLPDAMAGPTPVSALIHAATMVTAGVYMVARLNFLFVLSPSAMGWVALIGALTAIFAATIGFFQYDIKKVLAYSTVSQLGFMFIGVGTGAYWAGVYHLLTHAFFKATLFLGSGSVILGCHHEQDMRKMGGLAKHMPITRWTYLIATIAIAGFPIANGFYSKDEILWKAFTSHHLALFGTPVPWLGPAIYVLGLVAATGTSFYMYRSYYMTFSGEYRGAGGHGHEHNEDPHSAVAAPHSALSAKVHASDGHAHAHAGGHASQALADHGAAAGGHGHDAGHGHDAGHAAPAAAHDDAHGHHGGTPHESPWQITMVLAILAGGSVLTLFLGIPMLWSHAPPALEHWLEPVLLAKVEFGHGSHAMEWLFQGLGVLAATIGFVAARAVYKDNKNEAALLAMIERWKGVWTTVYNKYYVDELYAWLVLKPSLMVGRALSWFDGSVVDGLVNAAGVVTRGVATVDGAIDKYLVDGAVNGVANLTQGLGHSFRTLQTGRIQTYLYGALGGALVVVLLNFLLP